One genomic segment of Huiozyma naganishii CBS 8797 chromosome 8, complete genome includes these proteins:
- the KNAG0H00960 gene encoding uncharacterized protein (similar to Saccharomyces cerevisiae YBL028C; ancestral locus Anc_3.313) — protein sequence MAKSLRAKSHLKAKSVKRHAVFQKVVDARETRLAEKLKQDFINQKVKELKEKDGEDVTMEIDNVGAADISEGSTKNGATVSTSGWRDARHLNYRRSKKAKKTGKKGSFTKF from the coding sequence ATGGCAAAATCACTACGTGCAAAGAGTCATTTAAAGGCCAAGTCTGTCAAGCGTCATGCTGTTTTCCAGAAAGTCGTTGATGCCCGTGAAACCAGGCTGGCCGAGAAATTGAAGCAGGACTTCATCAACCAGAAAGTGAAAGAAttaaaggaaaaagacGGTGAAGACGTCACCATGGAGATTGACAACGTGGGAGCAGCCGATATATCTGAAGGTTCCACCAAGAACGGTGCCACTGTGAGCACATCTGGGTGGAGGGACGCCAGACATCTCAATTACAGGAGGAGCaagaaggcgaagaaaACTGGTAAGAAGGGCTCCTTCACTAAATTTTAG
- the RPL19B gene encoding 60S ribosomal protein eL19 (similar to Saccharomyces cerevisiae RPL19B (YBL027W) and RPL19A (YBR084C-A); ancestral locus Anc_3.312) — protein sequence MANLRTQKRLAASVVGAGKRKVWLDPNETSEIAQANSRNAIRKLVKNGTIVKKAVTVHSRSRTRAHTLSKRAGRHSGYGKRKGTKEARLPSQVVWIRRLRVLRRLLAKYRDAGKIDKHLYHTLYKESKGNAFKHKRALVEHIIQAKADSQREKALAEEAEARRSKNKAARARRAQKVAEKREALLK from the exons AT GGCTAACCTAAGAACTCAAAAAAGACTTGCAGCCTCCGTTGTCGGTGCTGGTAAGAGAAAGGTTTGGTTGGACCCAAACGAAACCTCTGAGATTGCCCAGGCCAACTCCAGAAACGCGATCAGAAAGTTGGTCAAGAACGGTACCATCGTCAAGAAGGCCGTCACTGTCCACTCCAGATCCAGAACGAGAGCCCACACCCTATCCAAGAGAGCCGGTCGTCACTCCGGTTACGGTAAGAGAAAGGGTACCAAGGAAGCCAGATTGCCATCCCAAGTTGTCTGGATCAGAAGATTGAGAGTCTTGAGAAGACTTTTGGCCAAATACCGTGACGCCGGTAAAATCGACAAGCATCTATACCACACTCTATACAAGGAGTCCAAGGGTAACGCCTTCAAGCACAAGAGAGCTTTGGTCGAGCACATCATCCAAGCCAAGGCCGACTCTCAACGTGAAAAGGCGTTGGCTGAAGAAGCTGAAGCCAGAAGatccaagaacaaggcCGCTCGTGCCAGAAGAGCCCAAAAGGTCGCTGAGAAGAGAGAAGCTTTGTTGAAGTAA
- the KNAG0H00980 gene encoding uncharacterized protein (similar to Saccharomyces cerevisiae YBL026W-A (Scer_YGOB_YBL026W-A); ancestral locus Anc_3.311a) translates to MLSARHSCPPNSARGQKISCSRGPKHDSTQSEMDGLPCSLFPPIIKEQFLPASELYIPLLPDPFR, encoded by the coding sequence ATGCTTTCTGCAAGACATAGCTGCCCTCCAAATTCCGCACGTGGCCAGAAAATAAGCTGCAGTAGGGGCCCTAAACACGACTCAACACAGAGCGAGATGGACGGACTACCGTGCTCTCTCTTCCCTCCCATAATAAAGGAGCAGTTTTTGCCGGCCTCAGAGTTGTACATCCCGCTTTTGCCGGACCCATTCAGATGA
- the KNAG0H00990 gene encoding uncharacterized protein (similar to Saccharomyces cerevisiae TEC1 (YBR083W); ancestral locus Anc_3.310) — translation MSSVEIHSVGSTDKTPGVDKFHKRLVQPINNFTNPLFVYGHEKWPSKVEEAFTSALKLIMKSGTAKIKIMNKNYGRNELISLYISYFTGEVRTKKQISSHIQVLKKSILSRKLSNMQVSPADMDLLRLIENGAEQTDEAVKRFHAVFDKIIEAYSAKNNTYSGLYPSFCQNESNENTVPVSYIDQDAISDNWSNSEPFKPVYANNYCLEDKGIPTQNAASNLNLHNYSQNTQYTHQPARYEGSGQITARHSSSASSFSSLVSLPNPQNSSATSVNTCNTQPQLRPNIVQEQKPQGGIGPYTLTSNDLELRNLLPRVCQNSSIQNVGDQIKLPPVTQHLYDQNCRFPTDSHAFNHMDAPEDPKDKYPIYSYYLHGSYIPPEFMQGYAVTSFYPTNGLPANLNYGYNNGTPLNPIQEQGPHGAKQASPDSKGLCNNYAPIYRGHTLNQPVVLLPSFRYHPSSGQASEQLVQYAQQPPCMTDPQVHIPIVKKEQYFFNRTNEFPRQTSGTVLPGTKNYERIS, via the coding sequence ATGTCAAGTGTCGAAATACATAGTGTGGGAAGCACAGACAAAACTCCGGGTGTGGATAAATTTCATAAACGACTCGTACAACCAATAAACAATTTCACAAATCCCTTATTTGTATACGGACACGAAAAATGGCCCTCAAAAGTGGAGGAAGCCTTTACCTCAGCACTCAAACTAATAATGAAGAGCGGGACTGCTAAGATCAAGATCATGAATAAAAATTACGGGAGAAATGAATTGATTTCATTATACATAAGCTATTTTACGGGAGAGGTGCGTACCAAAAAACAAATCTCTTCACACATCcaagttttgaagaaatctaTCTTGAGTAGGAAATTATCCAATATGCAGGTGTCTCCAGCTGACATGGATCTTCTGAGATTGATCGAGAACGGTGCCGAGCAAACCGACGAAGCCGTTAAACGTTTCCATGCGGTCTTTGACAAGATCATTGAGGCATATTCCGCGAAAAATAACACTTATAGTGGACTCTACCCAAGCTTCTGCCAAAATGAATCAAATGAAAACACGGTACCTGTAAGTTACATTGATCAGGATGCAATTTCAGACAACTGGTCGAACAGTGAACCCTTTAAACCGGTATACGCAAATAATTATTGCCTCGAGGACAAGGGGATCCCGACACAGAATGCGGCAAGCAACTTGAACTTACATAATTATTCCCAGAACACACAATACACACACCAACCTGCTCGCTACGAGGGGTCCGGACAAATAACTGCCCGCCATTCCTCTTCGGCATCCTCGTTTTCATCACTGGTGTCCCTCCCAAATCCACAGAATTCGTCAGCGACATCGGTAAATACGTGTAACACGCAGCCGCAACTTCGACCGAATATAGTGCAGGAACAGAAACCCCAGGGGGGAATTGGACCCTATACCCTCACTTCGAACGACTTGGAACTCAGAAACTTACTTCCAAGAGTGTGTCAAAACTCGAGTATCCAAAACGTGGGTGACCAGATAAAATTACCCCCAGTTACTCAACACCTGTACGACCAAAATTGCCGATTCCCAACGGACTCACATGCTTTCAATCACATGGATGCACCGGAGGACCCAAAGGACAAGTACCCAATATACAGCTACTACTTACATGGTTCATACATCCCACCTGAGTTTATGCAAGGCTATGCGGTAACGTCGTTTTACCCTACGAATGGGTTGCCGGCTAACCTCAACTATGGTTATAACAACGGGACTCCTCTCAACCCGATACAAGAGCAAGGGCCACATGGCGCTAAACAAGCCTCCCCCGACAGCAAGGGCCTCTGCAATAACTATGCGCCTATTTACAGAGGCCATACTCTAAACCAACCGGTGGTGCTACTACCATCATTTCGCTACCATCCGTCATCGGGACAAGCAAGCGAGCAACTTGTCCAGTATGCTCAACAACCGCCGTGTATGACGGATCCCCAGGTTCATATTCCTATCgtaaaaaaagagcaatATTTCTTTAACAGGACGAACGAGTTCCCCCGACAGACATCGGGCACTGTTTTACCGGGCACAAAAAATTACGAAAGAATAAGCTGA
- the YOS9 gene encoding Yos9p (similar to Saccharomyces cerevisiae YOS9 (YDR057W); ancestral locus Anc_3.306), whose product MLFRLHPCMLLAVLGCFARAHLLPIEDPAGTAKFHVNYLSQDEWHQLERSHNDSTVRFGDEMVCHIPAGSHISALQELSRDEDRWEQYLDTTLTRGIDILDSTLSGQCFLYVGGFWKYQYCYNDRFVQFFADPSDSEMVHLLGAAGTPGLPDGSLSLLYDDVGYYISEILEGGGICDVTGANRQIEVRYVCGSNSGETGTSMLNWVKEVRTCQYEAEVGVPELCQLELFVKNEDKRAASQISCLTSTKIATAHNTIALLAEFDPTFIGYGTYLLRHVDPNRNDVVLYTGPLHKNDEHAVQLLYQQLTSSLNQLFTQQLLRSPGNANINVGDTFEWVADIISPEGDVLYTLKLEMLPTGKVDIFLLETFGTIGNGGNFQWYNKSSSNVPVAKLQEKPMPPQGEKTLVEMDLEMENGEQFRVNLQTNGKSKFLLIKSLDKDGNKIDIDERSQARIMERLMEQPAFISLLNQLQNTGELQEDLSFAVPRENADYLDHILKLEQVPEQAFRDESDDGEESHVDAQDKTDNSELVQGSSEGDNNDNEEFEREVNGDLSKEESQECDTEVVQKDRRGNDPDDLLNETSDAELQEHLEEPADLELEEESVEENHEFEPAEEALEESTAEQLAEVEPEEESVEENHEFEPAEEALEESTAEQLAEVEPEEESVEENYEIELAEEALEESTAEQLAEVEPEEESVEENYEIELAEEALEESTAEQLAEVEPEEDAVVEDHSNLEADFEVETDSTQRPVDAEIEENERGDLEINHQNNEENRDAMKPIIIDDTVVDAVKDQEMGVESNLIHENNSTGETEDEVASQTPEDNTEEEYADEETGRPEDSALEESLIEDSETPEGIEMTNTDDGNSFESVGKQTDNNQNLKEENEHKHETIRPEGLIEEVPYLVDDEITDNEFETTAENIQNDTHSTMQDEADVLHDSRNDVTNTYRDTEPAEVTEENEKFDDEGHKTENMPSDNTILHDEL is encoded by the coding sequence ATGCTTTTCCGGTTACATCCATGCATGCTGCTTGCAGTCCTGGGGTGTTTTGCGAGAGCACATCTCCTCCCGATAGAGGACCCCGCGGGGACCGCGAAATTCCACGTCAACTACCTCTCCCAGGATGAATGGCACCAGCTCGAACGCTCCCACAATGACTCCACCGTCCGGTTTGGTGACGAAATGGTCTGCCACATCCCTGCAGGATCGCACATATCCGCACTACAGGAGCTCAGTCGCGACGAGGACCGCTGGGAACAGTACTTGGACACAACGCTCACAAGGGGAATCGACATCCTCGACTCAACACTCAGCGGCCAATGTTTCCTCTACGTAGGTGGGTTCTGGAAGTACCAGTACTGCTACAACGACCGGTTCGTCCAATTCTTCGCTGATCCCTCGGACTCAGAGATGGTGCATCTTCTAGGAGCCGCTGGGACACCCGGTCTCCCGGACGGTTCCCTCAGCTTGCTCTACGACGATGTCGGATATTACATCAGTGAGATCCTAGAGGGGGGTGGCATTTGCGACGTCACGGGCGCCAACAGACAGATTGAGGTCCGGTACGTGTGCGGATCCAACAGCGGCGAGACGGGCACGTCCATGCTCAACTGGGTCAAGGAGGTCAGGACCTGCCAGTACGAGGCAGAGGTTGGTGTCCCGGAACTTTGCCAGTTGGAACTCTTCGTCAAGAACGAAGACAAGCGTGCAGCGAGTCAGATCTCATGCCTCACTTCAACCAAAATTGCCACCGCGCACAACACCATTGCTTTGCTCGCCGAGTTCGACCCAACATTTATCGGGTACGGAACTTACCTGCTCAGGCACGTTGACCCAAACCGTAACGACGTCGTATTGTACACGGGACCACTTCACAAGAATGACGAGCACGCAGTACAACTCCTGTACCAACAGCTTACGTCCTCCCTTAACCAACTGTTCACACAGCAGCTGCTCAGATCACCAGGCAACGCCAATATCAACGTTGGGGACACATTCGAGTGGGTCGCAGACATCATATCCCCGGAGGGTGATGTCCTGTACACCTTAAAGCTTGAAATGCTCCCCACGGGGAAAGTGGACATCTTTCTCTTGGAGACGTTTGGTACGATTGGTAATGGTGGCAACTTTCAGTGGTACAACAAATCTTCAAGTAATGTACCAGTGGCTAAATTGCAGGAAAAGCCGATGCCCCCCCAAGGGGAAAAAACACTTGTTGAAATGGACCTCGAAATGGAAAACGGAGAGCAATTTAGGGTGAACTTGCAAACGAATGGTAAAAGTAAGTTTCTACTCATCAAGTCCCTTGACAAAGATGGCAATAAAATTGATATAGATGAAAGATCACAAGCACGTATCATGGAGAGACTGATGGAACAACCGGCCTTCATATCGCTACTGAATCAACTGCAAAACACAGGTGAGCTCCAAGAAGACCTCTCGTTTGCAGTGCCCAGAGAAAACGCTGACTACCTAGATCATATCTTGAAATTGGAACAAGTACCGGAACAAGCGTTTAGGGATGAATCTGACGATGGCGAAGAGAGTCATGTCGATGCCCAGGATAAGACGGACAACAGTGAACTGGTACAGGGAAGCTCAGAGGGAGACAATAACGACAATGAGGAATTTGAACGAGAGGTAAATGGCGATTTAAGCAAGGAAGAGTCGCAGGAGTGCGATACGGAAGTCGTTCAAAAAGACAGAAGGGGGAATGATCCAGACGACTTGTTGAACGAAACTTCTGACGCTGAGTTGCAAGAACATTTGGAGGAACCCGCAGACTtagaacttgaagaagaatccGTAGAAGAAAATCATGAGTTTGAACCGGCCGAAGAGGCTTTAGAAGAGAGTACAGCGGAACAACTTGCAGAGGTCGAGCCGGAAGAAGAATCCGTAGAAGAAAATCATGAGTTTGAACCGGCCGAAGAGGCTTTAGAAGAGAGTACAGCGGAACAACTCGCAGAGGTCGAGCCGGAAGAAGAATCCGTAGAAGAAAATTATGAGATTGAACTGGCCGAAGAGGCTTTAGAAGAGAGTACAGCGGAACAACTTGCAGAGGTCGAACCGGAAGAAGAATCCGTAGAAGAAAATTATGAGATTGAACTGGCCGAAGAGGCTTTAGAAGAGAGTACAGCGGAACAACTTGCAGAGGTCGAGCCGGAAGAAGATGCTGTAGTAGAGGATCACAGTAATCTAGAAGCGGATTTTGAAGTGGAAACAGATTCCACTCAAAGACCAGTGGATGCTGAGATTGAGGAGAATGAGAGAGGTGATCTTGAAATTAATCATCAAAACAACGAGGAAAATCGCGATGCCATGAAACCCATAATAATTGATGATACTGTAGTTGACGCTGTAAAAGACCAGGAAATGGGTGTTGAAAGTAATTTAATTCACGAGAATAATTCAACAGGGGAGACTGAAGATGAGGTGGCATCACAGACACCGGAGGATAAcactgaagaagaatatgCTGACGAAGAGACTGGGAGGCCAGAAGATAGTGCTCTTGAAGAATCTTTAATCGAAGATTCTGAAACACCAGAGGGTATCGAAATGACAAACACAGATGATGGTAATTCTTTTGAGTCTGTTGGCAAGCAGACAGATAACAATCAAAACCtcaaggaagaaaatgagCACAAACACGAAACTATTCGGCCTGAGGGGCTTATAGAAGAGGTACCTTATCTagttgatgatgaaattACTGATAATGAATTTGAGACGACAGCCGAAAACATCCAAAATGATACACACTCAACGATGCAGGATGAAGCTGATGTTTTACATGACTCAAGAAACGACGTAACAAATACATACAGAGATACGGAACCAGCAGAGGTAACTGaggaaaacgaaaaattCGACGATGAAGGCCACAAGACTGAAAACATGCCTAGTGACAACACAATCCTTCACGACGAACTATGA
- the EMC10 gene encoding Emc10p (similar to Saccharomyces cerevisiae YDR056C; ancestral locus Anc_3.305), translated as MVRVLSALPLVVLARVALARTIELYGAGVDTAERGLLGTFSPRDDDENAVDCGSGMRFDLASHDAGVFNGLQCVGVVVDGVEVDGCCSVLNLHPQESAYELSYNTPLDKYSLHIRPRELDNGTGCAVRYVEDNAVSVGAPPAIALKKRYKTYEDKKKEARDVSVDSDDAGGSAGSDEEGTMRSWIQENWKKLLLGLVIYNVVASLLKRTQPAQKQE; from the coding sequence ATGGTACGAGTGTTGAGTGCGCTTCctttggtggtgttggCCCGTGTTGCCCTTGCGCGGACAATTGAGCTGTACGGTGCCGGGGTTGACACTGCGGAGCGCGGTCTTTTGGGGACGTTCTCCCCCCgcgatgacgacgagaacgCAGTGGATTGTGGCAGTGGGATGCGGTTTGACCTTGCCTCTCATGATGCTGGTGTGTTCAATGGACTGCAGTGTGTGGGCGTGGTTGTGGATGGTGTCGAGGTGGACGGCTGTTGTAGCGTGCTGAACTTGCACCCACAAGAATCCGCGTACGAGCTGTCGTACAACACTCCACTGGACAAGTACTCTCTGCATATACGCCCACGGGAGTTGGACAACGGGACTGGATGTGCTGTGCGGTACGTGGAGGACAATGCTGTCTCTGTGGGTGCCCCGCCCGCAATTGCGCTTAAGAAGCGGTACAAGACGTAtgaggacaagaagaaggaggcgCGGGATGTGAGTGTGGACAGCGACGATGCAGGTGGCTCTGCCGGTTCGGATGAGGAGGGCACGATGCGGTCTTGGATCCAGgagaactggaagaagttGTTGCTCGGGTTGGTCATATACAACGTCGTTGCGTCGCTTCTTAAGAGGACGCAGCCCGCTCAGAAGCAGGAGTAG
- the PST1 gene encoding Pst1p (similar to Saccharomyces cerevisiae ECM33 (YBR078W) and PST1 (YDR055W); ancestral locus Anc_3.302) has protein sequence MQYKALLTTALLSATSVLGQAATGTSGGSNAGSCTISGSQATATAQADLDKLAACSTITGDLTITGDLGNAALANVKKIDGSLEINNATNLQSFAADAISEITGDLTLKGLTVLTTASFGSLEKVQGITLLTLPAISTFNSKLSSADNIYISDTSLESVDGFSVLTKVNGFNINNNRYLTSIKSSLQTVSDALSFQFNGDNTTINLDSLIWANNITLSDVSSVSFDNLQAVNASLGFLNNTISELKLNNLTSVGQTFTITFNNDLTHLEFSNLTKVGGGFVVANNTNLKSIDAFANLQTVNGALDVIGNFDSLDLTALKSVRGGADVETKSANFSCSPLKKLQSKGAIQGDKFICKNGFKSSSVSKVSSVTSDVSSGRRDVSTSASTSSRSESASASASASASESNSASASTSSRSSRGAAAGNSIPAASFLGAFAAVAAALI, from the coding sequence ATGCAATACAAGGCTCTGCTAACTACCGCGCTTCTTTCTGCCACTTCCGTCTTGGGGCAGGCCGCCACTGGCACTTCCGGCGGCTCCAATGCGGGCTCGTGCACTATCTCAGGCAGCCAGGCGACGGCCACCGCACAGGCCGACTTGGACAAGTTGGCAGCTTGTTCCACCATCACCGGTGATCTGACGATCACCGGTGATTTGGGGAACGCCGCTCTGGCCAACGTCAAGAAGATCGACGGGTCCCTAGAGATAAACAACGCTACTAACTTGCAATCGTTTGCTGCAGATGCCATCTCAGAGATCACCGGGGATTTGACGTTGAAGGGGTTGACCGTGTTGACCACTGCCTCCTTCGGGTCCCTGGAGAAAGTGCAGGGGATCACTCTGTTGACTCTACCTGCGATCTCGACTTTCAACTCGAAATTGTCCAGTGCTGACAATATCTACATCTCAGACACTTCGTTGGAGTCCGTCGACGGGTTCTCCGTCTTGACTAAAGTCAACGggttcaacatcaacaacaacaggtaCTTGACCTCGATCAAGTCCTCGCTGCAGACTGTCTCAGACGCCCTATCCTTCCAGTTCAACGGTGACAACACGACTATCAACCTGGACAGCCTGATCTGGGCAAACAACATCACCCTAAGTGACGTCTCCTCGGTTTCGTTCGACAACTTGCAAGCTGTTAACGCCTCCCTAGGGTTCCTAAACAATACCATCTCAgaattgaaattgaatAACTTGACCTCTGTCGGGCAAACGTTCACAATCACATTCAACAACGACCTTACTCACTTGGAATTCTCTAACTTGACTAAAGTCGGTGGTGGGTTCGTCGTCGCCAACAACACAAACTTGAAGTCCATCGACGCCTTTGCCAACTTGCAAACCGTCAACGGTGCCCTAGATGTCATCGGTAACTTCGACTCCTTGGACCTAACAGCTTTGAAGTCTGTCAGAGGTGGTGCCGATGTCGAAACAAAATCCGCAAACTTCTCTTGTTCCccattgaagaaattgcaATCCAAGGGTGCTATTCAAGGTGACAAGTTCATCTGTAAGAACGGGTTCAAGTCTTCCTCCGTGTCAAAGGTCTCCTCGGTCACCTCCGACGTTTCCTcaggaagaagagacgtCTCCACTTCGGCCTCCACCTCCTCTCGTTCTGAGTCCGCTTCCGCCTCTGCCTCCGCCTCCGCCTCTGAATCTAACTCCGCCTCTGCTTCAACTTCCTCAAGGTCAAGCAGGGGCGCCGCCGCAGGCAACTCCATCCCAGCGGCTTCCTTCCTAGGTGCATTCGCAGCAGTCGCAGCGGCCTTGATATAA
- the CDC34 gene encoding SCF E2 ubiquitin-protein ligase catalytic subunit CDC34 (similar to Saccharomyces cerevisiae CDC34 (YDR054C); ancestral locus Anc_3.301), with protein sequence MSGRKSTAASLLLRQYRELTDPRKCIPSFNIELEDDSNIFVWNVGVMVLNEDSLYHGGYFKAQMRFPEDFPFSPPQFRFTPAIYHPNVYRDGRLCISILHQSGDPMTDEPDAETWSPVQTVESVLISIVSLLEDPNISSPANVDAAVDYRKNPDQYRQRVLMEVERSKQDIPQGFQMPTASGAYLSSNDSVVAEPNATTVGGGKSQQQQQQQQHQNTLQGNSSTHNISENFWYDSDEDDDDAGGLFDEEEGDAEMIEFEDDDDDDDDSIDNDSVMDRKQPIKADDESEDVDDDMGK encoded by the coding sequence ATGTCAGGTCGCAAGAGCACTGCTGCTAGTCTGCTGCTGAGGCAGTACAGGGAGTTGACGGACCCAAGAAAATGTATCCCGTCGTTCAACATCGAGTTGGAGGACGACTCGAACATCTTCGTGTGGAACGTCGGGGTGATGGTCCTGAACGAGGACTCGCTGTACCACGGGGGGTACTTCAAGGCACAGATGCGGTTCCCCGAGGACTTCCCCTTCTCTCCGCCACAGTTCAGGTTCACGCCAGCGATATACCACCCGAACGTGTACAGGGACGGGAGGCTGTGTATCTCGATCCTCCACCAGAGCGGGGACCCGATGACGGACGAGCCGGACGCGGAGACGTGGTCGCCCGTGCAAACCGTCGAGAGCGTGCTGATCTCCATCGTCTCCTTGCTCGAGGACCCCAATATCTCGTCCCCTGCGAACGTGGACGCAGCGGTGGACTACAGGAAGAACCCGGACCAGTACAGGCAGCGTGTGCTCATGGAGGTCGAAAGATCGAAACAGGATATCCCGCAGGGGTTCCAAATGCCCACGGCAAGTGGCGCGTACCTTTCCTCAAACGATAGCGTGGTGGCTGAACCAAACGCAACAACAGTAGGGGGCGGGAAgtcacagcaacaacaacaacaacaacaacatcaaaatACACTCCAGGGGAATAGCAGCACACATAACATCTCGGAAAACTTCTGGTACGACAGtgacgaagatgatgacgacgcGGGCGGGCTCttcgacgaggaggaggggGACGCGGAAATGATCGAGTtcgaagacgacgatgacgacgacgacgataGCATAGATAACGACTCGGTCATGGACAGGAAACAACCAATAAAGGCAGACGACGAAAGCGAGGACGTAGACGACGATATGGGCAAGTGA